The following proteins are co-located in the Bacteroidales bacterium genome:
- a CDS encoding MCE family protein, translating into MKKISNEVKVGVTTILTIIVFIWLYNFLKGKDFFSNSAYYYTVYDKIGGLAESSPVEINGYKVGVVQSIDFVNPESGRLLVSFSVSKDFKLPKNTYAEIVPVSLLGGMKVQFVYGNGPGIYEDGDTIPGRLAASVMDKVETELLPLKDKISNLLIVLDSVITSVDDLMDPEFRKNIAGTVAHLNGTTESLDNILSSREKELKATLDNVNKFTKMLSDNSASMGKTFDNLEAITDTLAAADIYTSVSKLKESLEKTSILIDNLNNGKGSAGQFMTNDTLYTNLTNSLESLNVLLLDMKENPKRYVHFSLFGKKNIPPK; encoded by the coding sequence ATGAAAAAGATCTCAAACGAAGTAAAGGTTGGTGTTACGACAATTCTGACAATTATTGTCTTTATATGGTTATACAATTTCCTTAAGGGGAAGGATTTCTTTTCCAATTCAGCTTATTACTATACAGTATATGATAAAATAGGCGGGCTTGCAGAATCGAGTCCGGTAGAAATTAACGGATATAAAGTTGGAGTTGTTCAGTCAATCGATTTTGTTAATCCGGAGAGTGGCAGGCTGCTTGTATCATTTTCAGTAAGTAAAGACTTCAAGCTTCCGAAAAACACTTATGCAGAGATTGTCCCGGTATCTCTTCTCGGAGGAATGAAGGTACAGTTCGTTTATGGCAACGGACCGGGAATATATGAGGATGGAGATACTATACCGGGAAGACTGGCAGCATCTGTAATGGATAAAGTTGAAACAGAATTATTACCATTGAAAGATAAAATATCAAATCTGCTGATTGTTCTTGATTCTGTAATTACTTCTGTTGATGATCTAATGGATCCTGAATTCCGGAAAAATATTGCAGGTACTGTTGCCCATCTCAACGGAACAACAGAAAGCCTGGATAATATCCTGAGCTCCAGAGAAAAAGAACTTAAGGCCACTCTTGATAATGTTAACAAATTCACAAAGATGCTTTCGGATAATTCAGCCAGCATGGGCAAAACTTTTGACAACCTTGAAGCAATTACCGATACTCTTGCTGCTGCTGATATTTATACATCGGTGTCGAAACTGAAAGAGAGCCTCGAGAAAACCAGTATCTTAATAGATAACCTAAATAATGGTAAAGGAAGTGCAGGCCAATTTATGACAAACGATACACTTTATACTAACCTTACCAACAGTCTGGAGAGTCTAAATGTACTTTTACTCGATATGAAAGAGAATCCCAAACGATATGTTCACTTTTCTCTGTTCGGTAAGAAGAACATACCACCTAAATAA
- a CDS encoding 30S ribosomal protein S18, translating to MAQNESEIRYLTPPTVEIKKKKYCRFKKNRIRYIDYKDPEFLKKFLNDQGKILPRRITGTSLKYQRKVAKAVKRARHIALLPYVTDLLK from the coding sequence ATGGCACAGAACGAATCAGAAATCAGATATTTGACTCCCCCAACGGTAGAGATCAAGAAGAAGAAATACTGCAGATTCAAGAAGAACAGGATCCGTTATATTGATTATAAAGATCCTGAGTTTCTTAAAAAGTTCCTGAACGATCAGGGAAAAATTCTGCCACGCAGAATTACAGGAACATCACTTAAATATCAGAGGAAAGTGGCAAAAGCCGTTAAAAGAGCCAGGCACATTGCTCTTCTTCCTTATGTAACTGACCTATTAAAATAA
- a CDS encoding DNA polymerase III subunit gamma/tau has translation MENFIVSARKYRPATFDMVIGQDSITNTLKSAIKNKHLAQAYLFCGPRGVGKTTCARIFAKTINCVNLGDNLEACDKCESCLSFNSSRSFNIHELDAASNNKVEDIRSLNDQVRIPPQIGKYSIYIIDEVHMLSSSAFNAFLKTLEEPPSHAIFILATTEKHKIIPTILSRCQIFDFNRIRIEDIVSRLLYVAKNEGITAAEEALHVIGQKADGAMRDALSIFDQIVSLSGKAVSYKDVIDNLNVLDYEYYFKTIDGAIRGDVSTVLLTYNEILEKGFDGHNFISGLNSHMRDLLVSKDESTLSLLEATPAVKKKYMLQTADCTVDFLFKALEIGSNCDLSYKSSKNPRLHVELSLIRLCRLTDDQTDIPEKKKSDRKQIDSDPEELPLPSKSEIIRQEEKPVEKRVIADDAPVGKHEPVIDRPAKAFSIKELISDEVVSTEKVSETTELIVNEEKPLPRIELTPEAFETAWMEFNDQLKGEGTRIISMFKTIKPEFENDQTIKIHLSNAAQKDTFILNYKQRLIAFLESRFEVPSIDIETTIDLVETNDVLYTDEQKSSYLFNKYPVLKEMKKTFNLDII, from the coding sequence ATGGAAAATTTCATTGTTTCAGCCAGAAAGTATCGTCCAGCCACATTTGATATGGTTATTGGTCAGGACTCTATTACTAACACGCTGAAAAGTGCAATAAAGAACAAACATCTGGCGCAGGCATATTTATTCTGCGGTCCGCGTGGAGTTGGCAAAACAACATGTGCCAGGATTTTTGCCAAAACTATAAACTGTGTTAATCTAGGTGATAATCTGGAAGCCTGTGATAAGTGCGAATCATGTCTTTCGTTCAATTCTTCCCGATCATTTAATATTCATGAGCTTGATGCCGCCTCAAATAATAAGGTTGAGGATATCAGAAGTTTAAATGACCAGGTGAGGATTCCTCCGCAGATTGGAAAGTACAGCATTTATATAATCGATGAGGTTCATATGTTGTCCTCTTCTGCTTTTAATGCTTTCCTTAAGACGCTTGAAGAGCCACCCTCACATGCCATTTTTATTTTAGCTACAACTGAGAAACATAAGATAATACCTACAATATTATCAAGGTGCCAGATCTTCGACTTTAACCGGATCAGGATTGAGGATATTGTAAGCAGGCTATTGTATGTTGCAAAAAATGAAGGAATTACTGCAGCAGAGGAAGCCCTGCACGTAATCGGGCAGAAAGCTGATGGCGCTATGCGCGATGCATTGTCAATATTCGATCAGATTGTTAGTCTGAGCGGAAAAGCTGTCTCCTATAAAGATGTGATTGACAATCTTAATGTGCTTGATTATGAGTATTATTTCAAAACGATTGATGGTGCTATCCGCGGTGATGTATCAACTGTATTGCTTACATATAATGAAATACTTGAGAAAGGTTTTGATGGTCATAATTTCATTTCAGGGCTGAACAGCCATATGCGTGACCTGCTCGTTAGTAAGGATGAATCTACTTTGTCTTTGCTGGAGGCAACGCCTGCTGTAAAAAAGAAATATATGCTGCAAACAGCAGATTGTACTGTCGATTTTCTGTTTAAAGCCCTTGAAATAGGCAGCAATTGCGACCTTTCCTACAAAAGCAGTAAGAATCCCCGGCTTCATGTAGAGCTATCACTTATTCGTTTATGCAGACTGACTGACGATCAGACTGATATCCCTGAAAAAAAAAAGTCTGACCGGAAACAAATAGATTCAGATCCTGAGGAATTGCCCTTACCATCAAAATCAGAGATCATAAGGCAGGAGGAAAAACCTGTTGAAAAGAGGGTGATTGCTGATGACGCACCGGTTGGTAAACATGAACCGGTTATTGATCGGCCTGCTAAAGCTTTTTCAATTAAAGAACTGATTTCTGATGAAGTAGTCAGTACTGAAAAAGTATCTGAAACGACAGAATTAATTGTAAATGAGGAAAAACCGCTGCCCCGTATAGAGTTGACACCGGAAGCTTTTGAAACTGCCTGGATGGAGTTTAATGATCAGCTTAAGGGAGAGGGAACCAGGATAATAAGCATGTTCAAGACCATTAAGCCTGAATTTGAAAATGACCAGACTATTAAGATTCATCTGAGTAATGCTGCTCAGAAAGACACGTTTATATTAAACTATAAACAACGACTTATCGCATTTCTCGAAAGCAGGTTTGAAGTGCCATCTATTGATATTGAAACTACAATAGACCTGGTTGAAACTAATGATGTTTTGTATACCGATGAACAGAAATCATCTTATCTTTTTAATAAATACCCTGTCCTGAAGGAGATGAAAAAGACCTTTAACCTCGATATTATTTAA
- a CDS encoding 30S ribosomal protein S6 has translation MNQYETVFIATPVLSENQMKEAVQKFKKVITDNSGEIVHEENWGLKKLAYPIQKKSTGFYYLVEFKGTGDLIEKLEVQYRRDERIIRFLTFRMEKFAVEYAEKKRRQKESGKSKEE, from the coding sequence TTGAATCAGTACGAAACCGTTTTCATTGCAACTCCCGTTTTATCTGAGAACCAGATGAAGGAAGCGGTACAGAAATTCAAGAAGGTCATCACCGACAACAGCGGTGAGATCGTTCATGAAGAGAACTGGGGTCTAAAAAAACTGGCCTACCCCATCCAGAAGAAGTCTACAGGCTTCTATTATCTGGTTGAGTTTAAAGGCACAGGCGATCTAATTGAAAAACTCGAAGTCCAATATCGCAGAGATGAAAGGATTATCAGGTTTTTAACTTTCAGGATGGAAAAATTTGCCGTCGAATATGCAGAGAAGAAGAGAAGACAAAAAGAATCAGGTAAATCGAAGGAGGAATAA
- a CDS encoding 50S ribosomal protein L9, protein MEIILLQDVNKLGQKDDIVNVKDGYGRNFLIPRGYAVQASSSEKKMHTENLRQRAHKEEKIKVAAQEIATKMAGLKIVVGAKTSTSGKIFGSVNTIQIAESLKEKGFDIDRKNITLPEDQIKEVGNYKAIIKLHREVRVEVEFEIKGE, encoded by the coding sequence ATGGAGATTATTTTATTACAGGACGTCAATAAGCTGGGGCAGAAAGACGATATAGTAAATGTAAAAGACGGTTACGGAAGAAACTTCCTTATACCAAGAGGATATGCTGTTCAGGCATCATCATCAGAAAAGAAGATGCATACTGAAAATCTGAGACAGAGAGCACATAAAGAAGAGAAGATCAAAGTTGCTGCTCAGGAGATTGCCACCAAGATGGCTGGTCTTAAGATTGTTGTCGGTGCAAAAACAAGTACTTCAGGTAAGATTTTCGGTTCTGTAAATACAATTCAGATTGCTGAATCGCTGAAAGAAAAAGGATTTGACATTGACCGTAAAAACATCACACTACCTGAAGATCAGATTAAGGAAGTTGGTAATTACAAAGCAATTATCAAGCTTCACCGAGAGGTCAGAGTAGAGGTAGAATTTGAAATAAAAGGAGAATAA
- a CDS encoding LPS-assembly protein LptD yields MYFFKEKRLLVVFLVMVQSLSLFSQEGKMVADTLLIHKDSVIVDTILTKPRKVSENAIDAKVTYSTSQEGYIKRDVINKKVTLVNTAVVNYGEIEIKADSIHINMRANTLYAVGRKDTTGKVVGKPVFKEGSQEIEADELTYNFKTRRAIATNIITKQEDGLLHSQFTKLLEDGTSNISKSTYSTCDADTPHFYINLPKARVYPGKKIISGPGNLVLEGIPLPLFIPFGYFPVQTKKAASGLLIPRIGQERERGYSLTEGGYYFAVNDYFDLSVKGNLYSNGTWMATAMSSYNKLYKYNGNFSFSYADNKTGHKGLQDYSASKNYRLGWTFNQDPKSSPGSRFSASVNMSSSEFDRNNSYSVAEHITTSRQSSISYSKSWDGTPFNLSTSMNHSQNVANKTVALNLPKANFNMNRIYPLKGKNSSGPAKWYQELQFSYSASLDNQINTKDSLLFTKSVFDNMKTGFKHEAPLSFQIRPFRNFSISPSVTYTGVLYTQKIERVWVLDDPKTGERVAKVVNDTSRGVFYGQAFNPSIGASFSPQIFGTYQFTNPDSRVQAVRHVIKPSMSFNYVPALKGLSSDMYRQVQVDTLGIRKQEYSIFDGNIFGTPSASSKSGNLSLSLVNIIEAKVFAKDDTTGKAEKVKIIDNFGINTSYNVFADSLKWSPVTMQLRTTLFKNINISASGGFSLYGVNSKGQPIKTFAYEQNGKLMRLTNFQTGLDLSLSDLLKGKKDKSTADAGGAKNAFDQGTGPNAGMPGGEMPQGGATTTDQFGYPKFNIPWTLNMSYSLNYYKAGLKPTIQQAVTFSGNVTITKKMSATYTSGYDFTGKEITMTQIGMTRDLHCWEMSFNWVPNGTMKMWNFTIRVKAAVLGDLKYERRKDYHDTY; encoded by the coding sequence TTGTATTTTTTTAAAGAAAAGCGGTTACTTGTAGTGTTCCTGGTAATGGTCCAATCTCTCTCCTTATTTTCTCAGGAAGGAAAGATGGTTGCTGATACGTTACTAATTCATAAGGATTCGGTAATTGTTGATACCATACTTACCAAACCCAGAAAAGTTTCTGAAAATGCTATCGATGCGAAGGTTACCTATTCCACATCTCAGGAGGGATATATAAAGAGGGATGTTATAAACAAGAAGGTCACTCTTGTTAATACAGCAGTTGTAAATTATGGGGAGATTGAAATCAAGGCTGATTCAATTCATATTAATATGAGAGCTAATACTCTCTATGCTGTTGGAAGAAAGGATACAACAGGAAAAGTTGTTGGTAAACCTGTTTTCAAGGAAGGCTCTCAGGAGATCGAAGCTGATGAGCTGACCTATAACTTTAAGACGAGAAGAGCTATTGCAACAAATATTATTACCAAACAGGAGGATGGCTTATTGCACAGCCAGTTTACAAAACTTCTTGAAGACGGTACCTCAAATATCTCTAAGAGTACATATTCAACCTGCGATGCCGATACTCCTCACTTCTATATAAACCTCCCAAAGGCACGTGTCTACCCGGGTAAAAAGATAATCTCCGGTCCCGGGAACCTTGTTCTTGAAGGAATACCACTGCCGCTATTCATTCCCTTCGGATATTTTCCTGTCCAGACCAAGAAAGCAGCATCAGGTCTGTTGATTCCCAGGATAGGACAGGAGAGGGAGCGTGGCTATTCACTTACTGAGGGAGGCTACTATTTTGCGGTAAACGATTATTTCGATCTGTCAGTTAAAGGTAACCTGTACTCGAACGGCACCTGGATGGCAACTGCAATGTCGAGCTACAATAAACTATATAAGTATAACGGCAACTTCTCATTCAGTTATGCCGATAATAAAACGGGGCACAAGGGATTGCAGGATTATTCTGCATCCAAGAACTACCGGCTGGGCTGGACTTTCAATCAGGATCCAAAATCCTCACCGGGTTCGAGGTTTTCAGCCAGTGTGAATATGAGTTCAAGTGAATTTGACCGCAATAACAGCTATTCAGTTGCAGAGCATATAACTACTTCCCGACAATCAAGTATCAGTTACTCCAAATCGTGGGATGGCACACCCTTTAACCTTTCAACAAGTATGAATCACAGTCAGAACGTTGCAAATAAGACTGTGGCGCTTAACCTGCCGAAGGCTAATTTTAATATGAACAGGATCTATCCGCTGAAAGGAAAAAATAGCTCAGGCCCGGCAAAATGGTACCAGGAATTACAGTTCTCTTACTCGGCATCTCTTGATAATCAGATTAATACAAAAGACAGCCTGCTGTTTACAAAATCTGTTTTTGATAATATGAAAACAGGTTTTAAGCACGAAGCACCACTTAGTTTTCAGATTCGTCCGTTCAGAAATTTTTCAATCTCTCCATCAGTAACATACACAGGAGTTCTTTATACCCAGAAGATCGAAAGAGTTTGGGTACTCGATGATCCAAAAACAGGTGAGCGTGTGGCAAAAGTAGTAAATGACACCTCACGGGGTGTTTTCTACGGACAGGCATTTAATCCTTCTATCGGAGCAAGCTTTAGTCCTCAGATATTCGGAACATATCAGTTTACCAATCCTGATTCCAGGGTACAGGCTGTAAGGCATGTTATCAAACCCTCAATGAGTTTTAACTATGTACCTGCGTTGAAAGGATTAAGTTCTGATATGTACAGGCAGGTGCAAGTAGATACACTTGGTATCAGGAAGCAAGAGTACTCAATATTTGATGGTAATATTTTCGGAACCCCTTCTGCTTCAAGTAAAAGCGGAAACCTCTCATTGAGTCTTGTCAACATTATTGAAGCCAAGGTTTTCGCAAAAGATGATACTACAGGTAAAGCAGAGAAAGTTAAGATCATTGATAACTTCGGCATAAATACCTCTTATAATGTTTTTGCTGATTCTCTTAAGTGGTCGCCTGTAACAATGCAATTGAGAACCACTCTATTTAAGAACATCAATATTTCTGCAAGTGGTGGTTTCTCATTATATGGAGTAAATAGTAAGGGACAGCCAATAAAGACCTTTGCATATGAACAGAATGGTAAGCTTATGAGGCTTACAAATTTCCAGACAGGCCTTGACCTGAGTCTAAGTGATCTGCTGAAAGGTAAAAAGGACAAGAGCACAGCAGATGCAGGCGGAGCAAAGAATGCCTTTGATCAGGGAACGGGTCCGAATGCAGGAATGCCTGGTGGAGAAATGCCCCAGGGTGGAGCAACAACTACCGACCAGTTCGGATATCCTAAATTTAATATTCCATGGACTCTTAACATGAGCTATAGTCTGAACTATTATAAGGCAGGTTTGAAACCCACTATTCAGCAGGCAGTAACATTTAGTGGTAATGTAACGATCACTAAAAAGATGTCAGCCACATATACCAGTGGTTATGATTTTACGGGAAAAGAGATTACAATGACACAGATTGGCATGACCCGCGATCTTCATTGCTGGGAGATGAGTTTCAACTGGGTGCCTAACGGAACTATGAAGATGTGGAACTTTACTATCAGGGTGAAGGCTGCCGTGTTGGGTGATCTCAAATACGAGAGACGCAAAGATTATCACGATACCTATTAG
- a CDS encoding N-acetylmuramoyl-L-alanine amidase, producing the protein MDTGIKNDKLHTINIYSIKLFFIFLVLTIYSVSAATVKDQKKWVIVIDAGHGGRDSGAQGAISFEKNIALAIALKTGEYLEQNLNNVTVLYTRKNDTFVELQDRASFANKNKADLFISIHANWGNAKNIRGTETFIMGLSKDEQNLQVAMKENEVIMLENDYSTKYEGFDPKSPESYIMFTLMQNIYQEQSTSLASKIQTEYKEKIKRIDRGVKQAGFLVLFMTTMPSVLTETGFITSPEEEKFLNSKQGQDFIASSIFRACREYVNELDNKSGISAVKEQNTVPNQNTVKPDALPSAEIQFMIQVAASASQTEIKPENFKGLTDVIELNSADRFKYASGRFAEYNDAVKYRKKLAAIYPDAFVIAVKENKILPLQQALEQKKKKTKDISK; encoded by the coding sequence ATGGATACAGGAATTAAAAACGACAAACTTCATACCATTAATATATATAGTATAAAATTGTTTTTCATTTTTCTTGTTTTAACAATTTATTCGGTTTCCGCTGCAACCGTAAAAGATCAGAAAAAATGGGTTATAGTTATCGATGCCGGACATGGCGGAAGGGACTCTGGAGCGCAGGGAGCCATCAGCTTTGAGAAGAATATTGCACTTGCAATTGCGCTAAAGACAGGGGAATACCTGGAGCAGAATCTCAATAATGTAACTGTACTGTATACCAGAAAGAACGACACCTTCGTTGAATTGCAGGACAGGGCATCCTTTGCCAATAAAAACAAGGCTGACCTTTTTATCTCAATACATGCCAATTGGGGAAATGCAAAGAATATCAGGGGGACCGAGACTTTCATAATGGGACTTTCGAAGGATGAACAAAACCTTCAGGTAGCCATGAAGGAGAACGAGGTAATTATGCTTGAGAATGACTATTCCACAAAGTATGAAGGCTTTGATCCTAAATCACCGGAATCATACATAATGTTCACTCTCATGCAAAATATTTACCAGGAACAAAGCACAAGTCTCGCATCAAAAATCCAGACAGAGTACAAGGAGAAGATTAAGAGAATAGACAGGGGAGTAAAACAAGCCGGATTCTTAGTTCTGTTTATGACAACAATGCCAAGTGTACTTACAGAAACAGGCTTTATTACCAGCCCTGAAGAAGAAAAATTTCTAAACTCAAAACAGGGGCAGGATTTTATAGCTTCCTCCATATTCAGGGCTTGCAGGGAATATGTAAATGAACTTGATAACAAAAGCGGAATATCTGCAGTTAAGGAACAGAATACAGTACCGAATCAGAATACGGTAAAACCTGATGCTCTACCTTCAGCTGAGATCCAATTCATGATTCAGGTTGCAGCTTCGGCATCCCAGACAGAAATAAAACCTGAGAATTTTAAAGGATTAACAGATGTAATTGAATTAAATTCAGCCGACAGGTTTAAATATGCAAGTGGCAGGTTTGCAGAGTATAATGATGCAGTTAAGTATCGAAAAAAGCTTGCAGCTATTTATCCCGATGCTTTTGTAATTGCAGTAAAAGAGAACAAAATACTACCTTTGCAGCAGGCTCTTGAGCAAAAAAAGAAAAAAACAAAAGATATCAGTAAATGA